The sequence AAGTTTAGCAGTAACACAATTCTTGAAACAACCAATGGAAGAACAAAATATTAAAATGAGTTTTGCTTTAGGTGGTATCGTTAAACCGATGGTTGATATGCTTAAAGAAGGTTATATTCATGCGATTGCAGATACACAAGATTTTGATATCGCAAGTGTTGAATCAGTGCATGAAACACCAAATCATTTTGAAATTTCAACTTCTGAATATGCAAACCCATTAAATAAGGGTGCATATGTTAATAAGTTAGATTATGTAATCCTTGGAGCACTTGAAATCGATGTTGATTTTAACGTTAACGTTGTTGTTGGTTCAGATGGAACCATTCAAGGAGCACCGGGAGGACATGTTGATACATCAGCAGGTGCTAAGTGCTGTATTATTGTTTCACCACTAGTTCGTGGTCGTTTAGCAACAGTCCGTACATCCGTAACATCCGTAACAACACCTGGAGAAAGTGTTGATATTCTTGTTACTGATTATGGGGTTGCGGTGAATCCTGCAAGACCTGATATTCTTGAAGCACTTAAGAAAACAGATTTACCATTAGTTACAATTGAAGAATTACGTGATATTGCATACGACATTGTAGGGGAACCTGCAGACATTGAGTTTGAGGATAAAGTCGTAGCGTTAGTAGAATATCGCGATGGAACACTTATTGACGTGATTCGTCAAGTAAAAAACATCTAGGGGGACATTATGTCAGAGAAAAAACAACTTAAGTTTTACGGGATTCAATGGCCAATTATGCTAGCAATCCTTGCAATCGGTGCACTCGGAATCTTTACAGAAACATTCGGAACCGATATGCCTGCAACACTATTAGTTATGTTTACAATAGGTATTCCACTTTATGAAATCGGAAACCGTATCCCAATTTGGAATAAATATGTTGGGGGAGGAATTGTTCTTGCGTTCTTAGGAACATCCGCAATGGTATACTTCAATATTCTTCCAGAAGTATATGTAGAATCAATTGGAAACTTTACAGAAAAAGTAAACTTCTTAAACTTATTTATTATTGTATTAATTACCGGAAGTGTTTTATCACTTGATCGTAAAGTTTTACTTAAGAGCTTTGTAGGATATATTCCTGCAATCCTTGGTGGATTATTAGGAGCATTCTTACTTGCTTCAGTTGTTGGAATTTTCTTCGGGAAAGCACCACAAGATATTATCTTAAACTATGTTCTACCTGTAATGGGTGGTGGTAATGGTGGTGGAGCAGTTCCACTATCACAAATGTATGCGGATGTTACCGGTCTTCCAAGTGAAAACTACTACCAATTCGCTATCATTATTCTTACAGTCGCAAATATCTTTGCAATCATGATGGCATCATTACTTGACCGTCTTGGTGAATTACGTCCGAACTTAACAGGTAATAAGAGCACAATCTTACGTAATGAATCTGAAGAACTTGTTAAAGAAGATGAAAAATATGATCCAACACTTCAAGATGTTGCTGCTGGACTTGTATTAGGACTTGCTTGCTTTGGTTTTGGATTCTTAATGAGTAAATTAATCTTACCAAGTATCTTTGGTGTTAAGATTCATAATCTTGCTTACATGATTATCTTTGTAGTTATCTTAGCTGCAACAGGTGTTGTACCTCAAAATATTCGTGAAGGTGCAAAACGTCTTCAATCATTCTTCTCAAAATACCTTGTACTAATTATCATGGTTGGAGTTGGTGTTGATTTAGACCTTGGTGAACTTGCTCGTGCATTATCATTCAGTAACGTTATTCTTGCCCTTGCAATTGTTGTAGGAGCAACACTTGGTTCCGCTATCGTTGGTTGGTTCGTAGGATTCTACCCAATCGATGCAGCGATTACAGCTGGTTTATGTATGGCGAACCGTGGTGGTTCTGGAGACCTTGCTGTTCTTGGAGCTGGAGACCGTATGGGACTGATGGCTTATGCACAATTATCATCCCGTCTTGGTGGGGCGATCGTGCTCATCATCGGATCCATATTATTCTCAATCTTTATGTAATGAATGATGGAAAGAGAGAGACTTCAAAGTCTCTCTTTCATTCCGTAATGCAATAGTTCAGAAAGGAGATCTATGCAAACAATTAAAATTAATGATGTAACGGTACGTGATGGAAATCAGTCGTTACTTGCAACACGTATGGAACATGAAGACATCCTTAAAATTTTAGCGGAAATGGACCAAGTAGGTCTGAATGCGATTGAAGTTTGGGGCGGTGCTACCTTTGATGGTGCACTTCGTTTCTTTAAGCGCAGTCCATGGCAAAATTTAAGAGATATGAAACGCGTTGCACCCAATACACCTTTTTCGATGTTGTTACGAGGTCAAAACATTGTAGGATATCACCATTATGATAACGATACGTTAGAACGATTTATTCGTCTAAGTCTTGAAAATGGGATTGATATTATTCGTGTATTTGATGCTTTGAATGATATTGAAAATGTAAAGAATGCAATCTATTTTATTAAGAAACATGGTGGACACTGTCAAGGAGCAATTTCTTATACGGTAAGTCCTGTTCATAATATTGATTATTATGTTACTTATGCAAAACAGTTGGTTGAAGCTGGATCGGACTCGATTTGTATCAAAGATATGGCGGGAATTTTATTACCGGATGTAACCTTTGAACTTGTGAAGCGTTTAAAAGAAGAACTTGATGTTCCAATTAACCTTCATTCACATGCAACAACAGGTCTTTCAAGTCTTGTTTTTGAACAAGCGATGAAAGCTGGTGTCGATATTGTGGATGGTTGTATTTCACCATTTTCAAATGGAACATCCCATATTGCATTGGAAACACTGCTCGAAACTGCACATGTCACAAATCGTGAAACTACACTTACACACACTGCCTTACAAGGCGCATACGAAGAAGCAAATGAACTTGCAACGAAATACATTGCAAGTGGTCAATATCCTGCGAAAGCATTAATGATTAATCCCAATATTTTAACGTATCAAGTTCCTGGTGGAATGCTCAGTAATTTAATGAGTCAGTTAAAAGATCAAGGTGCATCCGATCGTTACGAAGAAGTTCTAAAAGAAATTCCAAAAGTTCGTGAAGATTTGGGTTATCCACCGTTAGTAACACCCCTGTCACAAATGGTAGGAACACAAGCGGTCTTGAATGTCTTAACAGGCACCCGTTATAAAATGGTACCTAAGGAAATTAAAGATTATGCTATGGGTCTTTATGGCACATTCCCAGGTCCTGTTAACGAGGAGATTATTAACCTTATCTTGAAAGATGAAAAACGTGTTGAAAAACAACCTGTTGAATCCATGCCAAGTGTTTATGAAGCAAGTAAAATTGAACTTGAATCAAAATTGGGTCGTGAAGCTTTAGAAGAAGAAGTGTTATCCTATATTCTCTTCCCTCAAAATGCTATTTTAGAAGGTGAAGAACCTAAAGTTCGTCCTGAATTCATTGAGTTCAAGATGTTTGATGGAGGAGCTGTGAAATGAGTCCAACATTTACATTTTTAGATGGATTAACTGTGAGTTTATTTTCAATGCTTGTTGTGTTTGTTATTCTTTTACTTTTGGCGCTTGTACTTCAAGTATTTACAGCGGTGTTGTCGAAGTTTGATAAACCGGAAGCACCAACAGAACAAAGAATTGAAGATAATGATGAAGAACGTCGTCTTGTTGCGAAACTTGTTGTGAGCTGTTTAGCTCAAGAAAACGAGTCTCAAAATATTCGTATTAAATCAATTAAGAGAGTTAAGTAGAAGGGAGATATGAATGGAAAAATATAAAGTATCTGTAGATGGAAAAGTTTATGAGGTTGAAATTGAGAAAGTTGGAGATTTTGAACCAACAGTGTCAACACCAGTCTCATCAAGCGGTTCTGGATCTGCATTAAAAGCACCGATTCAAGGATCTGTACTTAGTGTTCTTGTGAAACCCGGACAATCTGTTTCAAAAGGTCAAGCCGTGATGGTTATTGAAGCAATGAAACTTGAAAATGAAATTGTAGCCG is a genomic window of Erysipelothrix amsterdamensis containing:
- a CDS encoding 2-hydroxycarboxylate transporter family protein, with the translated sequence MSEKKQLKFYGIQWPIMLAILAIGALGIFTETFGTDMPATLLVMFTIGIPLYEIGNRIPIWNKYVGGGIVLAFLGTSAMVYFNILPEVYVESIGNFTEKVNFLNLFIIVLITGSVLSLDRKVLLKSFVGYIPAILGGLLGAFLLASVVGIFFGKAPQDIILNYVLPVMGGGNGGGAVPLSQMYADVTGLPSENYYQFAIIILTVANIFAIMMASLLDRLGELRPNLTGNKSTILRNESEELVKEDEKYDPTLQDVAAGLVLGLACFGFGFLMSKLILPSIFGVKIHNLAYMIIFVVILAATGVVPQNIREGAKRLQSFFSKYLVLIIMVGVGVDLDLGELARALSFSNVILALAIVVGATLGSAIVGWFVGFYPIDAAITAGLCMANRGGSGDLAVLGAGDRMGLMAYAQLSSRLGGAIVLIIGSILFSIFM
- a CDS encoding pyruvate carboxylase subunit B, which gives rise to MQTIKINDVTVRDGNQSLLATRMEHEDILKILAEMDQVGLNAIEVWGGATFDGALRFFKRSPWQNLRDMKRVAPNTPFSMLLRGQNIVGYHHYDNDTLERFIRLSLENGIDIIRVFDALNDIENVKNAIYFIKKHGGHCQGAISYTVSPVHNIDYYVTYAKQLVEAGSDSICIKDMAGILLPDVTFELVKRLKEELDVPINLHSHATTGLSSLVFEQAMKAGVDIVDGCISPFSNGTSHIALETLLETAHVTNRETTLTHTALQGAYEEANELATKYIASGQYPAKALMINPNILTYQVPGGMLSNLMSQLKDQGASDRYEEVLKEIPKVREDLGYPPLVTPLSQMVGTQAVLNVLTGTRYKMVPKEIKDYAMGLYGTFPGPVNEEIINLILKDEKRVEKQPVESMPSVYEASKIELESKLGREALEEEVLSYILFPQNAILEGEEPKVRPEFIEFKMFDGGAVK
- a CDS encoding OadG family transporter subunit; this translates as MSPTFTFLDGLTVSLFSMLVVFVILLLLALVLQVFTAVLSKFDKPEAPTEQRIEDNDEERRLVAKLVVSCLAQENESQNIRIKSIKRVK
- a CDS encoding biotin/lipoyl-containing protein, with the translated sequence MEKYKVSVDGKVYEVEIEKVGDFEPTVSTPVSSSGSGSALKAPIQGSVLSVLVKPGQSVSKGQAVMVIEAMKLENEIVADQDGVIDQVLVSEKQVVDNGQDLLTYRG